In the genome of Raphanus sativus cultivar WK10039 chromosome 4, ASM80110v3, whole genome shotgun sequence, one region contains:
- the LOC108855273 gene encoding bidirectional sugar transporter SWEET17 has product MAEPSFYIGVIGNVISLLVFLSPVETFWKIVKRKSTEEYKSLPYICTLLGSTLWTYYGIVTPGEYLVSTVNGFGSLVEIIYVLLFLIYVPRHLKLNTIVVVALLNVFFPVVAIAATRSAFQDEKMRSQSMGFICAGLNIVMYGSPLSAMKTVVTTKSVKYMPFWLSFFLFLNGAIWAVYASLQHDVFLLVPNGVGFVFGTIQLILYGIYRNAKPAGLSSSKIAADEEEGLTARAPLLS; this is encoded by the exons ATGGCAGAGCCAAGTTTCTATATCGGAGTCATAG GAAATGTAATCTCCCTTCTCGTCTTCCTCTCACCAGT GGAGACGTTTTGGAAAATAGTGAAGCGAAAATCGACCGAAGAGTACAAAAGCTTGCCGTACATTTGCACGTTGTTAGGATCGACGTTATGGACATACTACGGCATCGTCACTCCCGGAGAATATCTTGTCTCAACCGTTAATGGCTTTGGTTCTCTTGTTGAAATCATCTATGTCTTGCTTTTTCTCATTTATGTCCCTCGACATCTCAag TTAAATACAATCGTAGTGGTTGCGTTGTTGAACGTCTTTTTCCCAGTAGTAGCGATTGCTGCCACGAGAAGTGCGTTTCAAGATGAGAAAATGCGTTCTCAATCGATGGGGTTCATCTGTGCTGGCCTCAACATTGTAATGTATGGTTCTCCTCTTTCTGCTATG AAAACAGTAGTGACGACAAAGAGCGTGAAATACATGCCGTTTTGGTTGTCGTTTTTCCTCTTCTTAAACGGCGCGATCTGGGCAGTGTATGCTTCACTCCAACACGACGTTTTTCTACTT GTGCCAAATGGAGTGGGGTTTGTGTTTGGGACAATACAACTCATACTTTATGGAATTTACAGAAACGCCAAACCGGCCGGTTTAAGCTCAAGTAAGATTGCTGCAGATGAAGAGGAAGGCCTCACAGCACGTGCCCCTCTCCTTTCTTAA
- the LOC108854584 gene encoding uncharacterized protein LOC108854584 — protein MTVLSLTLAASPFFYALPSTASKTRASPPLITTASFSLSRRPELNQDRRRSIKAMSRDIRSPDPPEVMELADESDFEKLLSSSENRISITGFGSLLSERSARSTFPDLENFRVAKLQGFRRVFAHAAPIFFERGIANLETKEFSSLSVEPCEGESLVVSVFEINQSEIPAFIQRELEFRFLAVVPETLQGKPFTHSAVLCGRYSDEEFFQIRCKGNKEIYFQHYGRFNIDKIWRDDILPCRLYLRHCVLAAKNLGDEAYNNFLDHTFLGDRRTTIREYLSSKGSGIMEEEPPETLKSRYGG, from the exons ATGACTGTTCTCTCACTCACACTCGCAGCATCACCTTTCTTCTACGCGCTTCCCTCTACCGCGTCCAAAACACGCGCCTCACCTCCACTAATCACTACcgcctctttctctctttcccGAAGACCGGAGCTTAACCAGGATCGCCGGCGATCAATCAAAGCCATGTCCCGTGACATCCGCAGTCCCGATCCGCCGGAGGTGATGGAACTGGCAGACGAATCTGATTTCGAGAAGCTTCTCTCGTCGTCGGAGAATCGTATCTCCATCACTGGCTTCGGCTCTCTTCTCTCAG AGAGAAGCGCGAGGAGCACTTTCCCGGATTTGGAGAATTTCAGAGTCGCGAAACTGCAAGGCTTCCGGCGAGTATTCGCCCACGCCGCTCCCATCTTCTTCGAGCGCGGCATCGCCAATCTCGAAACtaag GAGTTCTCAAGCTTGAGTGTTGAGCCATGTGAAGGAGAGAGCCTTGTGGTTAGTGTCTTTGAGATTAATCAATCTGAG ATTCCTGCTTTTATACAAAGGGAGCTTGAGTTCCGTTTTCTTGCT GTTGTTCCTGAAACATTGCAAGGCAAACCTTTCACCCATTCTGCG GTACTTTGTGGTAGATACAGTGATGAGGAGTTTTTCCAGATTAGATGCAAAG GAAACAAAGAGATATACTTTCAACATTATGGAAGATTCAACATTGACAAGATATGGCGGGACGACATCTTACCTTGTCGTCTCTATCTAAGACACTG TGTGTTGGCAGCTAAGAATTTGGGAGATGAAGCTTACAATAACTTTCTGGATCATACCTTCTTGGGAGACCGAAGAACAACCATAAGAGAGTATTTAAGCAGCAAAGGTTCTGGGATTATGGAAGAAGAACCACCTGAGACACTCAAGTCCAGATATGGCGGTTGA
- the LOC108854585 gene encoding uncharacterized protein LOC108854585, whose product MSEGSRRKKSVKGGGAPAQTNPDDRRSTTNPEDEAAGKRGAVIKSADMKEDMQKEAIHIAITAFEKYSVEKEVAENIKKEFDKIHGPTWHCIVGRNFGSYVTHETNHFVYFYLDQKAVLLFKSG is encoded by the exons ATGAGTGAGGGGAGTAGGAGGAAGAAGAGTGTGAAGGGAGGAGGCGCACCGGCGCAAACAAATCCGGATGATCGGAGATCTACTACTAATCCGGAAGATGAAGCGGCGGGGAAACGAGGAGCTGTAATAAAGAGTGCGGACATGAAAGAGGATATGCAGAAGGAAGCTATCCACATCGCTATCACC GCATTTGAGAAGTACAGTGTGGAGAAGGAGGTAGCTGAGAATATTAAGAAGGAGTTTGACAAGATTCATGGTCCTACTTGGCACTGCATCGTTGGCCGCAACTTTG GTTCATATGTAACACACGAGACCAACCATTTCGTTTACTTCTACCTCGACCAAAAAGCTGTTCTTCTCTTCAAGTCTGGTTAA
- the LOC108854583 gene encoding uncharacterized protein LOC108854583: MDLTFTHRFVNVNGINMHFAEKTPSVASDGAAPPPPTILFLHGFPELWYTWRHQMTALSSLGYRTIAPDLRGYGDTEAPERADAYTSLHVVGDLIGLIDAVVGGDRERVFVVGHDWGAIIAWHLCLLRPDRVKALVNMSVVFEPWSLKRKPIPMFKSFYGDDYYICRFQEYGEIEAEFAKVGTERALMEFLTYSDTGPILLPKGKSCDDYDDPVSLPSWLTEYDVKYYVSKYEKSGFTGPVNYYRNMDRTWEMMGTFSNAQVKVPVKFIIGDQDLTYHIPGTKKYIHDGRFKSHVPLLDEVVVIKGVGHFLHEERPEEISKHIHDYFRTF, from the exons ATGGATCTCACTTTCACCCACAGATTCGTGAACGTCAACGGAATCAACATGCACTTCGCCGAGAAAACTCCCTCCGTCGCCTCCGACGGAGCAGCTCCACCTCCTCCGACGATACTCTTCCTCCACGGATTCCCGGAGCTCTGGTACACGTGGCGGCACCAGATGACGGCTCTCTCTTCCCTAGGCTACCGCACGATCGCTCCCGACCTGCGCGGATACGGAGACACGGAGGCGCCGGAGAGAGCGGACGCGTACACGAGCCTCCACGTGGTCGGAGATCTGATCGGACTGATCGACGCGGTGGTGGGAGGTGATCGGGAGAGAGTGTTCGTGGTGGGGCACGATTGGGGAGCGATCATCGCGTGGCATCTCTGTCTACTCAGACCGGACAGGGTAAAGGCTCTGGTGAACATGAGCGTGGTGTTCGAGCCTTGGAGCCTCAAGAGGAAACCGATCCCAATGTTTAAATCGTTCTACGGAGATGACTACTATATCTGCAGGTTTCAG GAGTATGGGGAAATAGAGGCGGAGTTCGCTAAAGTTGGCACGGAACGGGCGCTTATGGAGTTTTTAACGTATAGTGATACTGGTCCTATACTCTTACCTAAAGGGAAAAGCTGTGATGATTATGATGATCCTGTTTCACTCCCCTCTTGGCTAACAGAGTATGATGTTAAGTATTACGTTTCCAAGTACGAGAAGAGTGGCTTCACTGGACCTGTTAACTACTACCGAAACATGGACCG CACGTGGGAGATGATGGGGACATTCTCAAACGCTCAGGTGAAAGTTCCGGTTAAGTTTATAATCGGAGACCAAGATTTGACGTATCACATTCCAGGGACCAAGAAGTACATCCACGATGGCCGGTTTAAGAGCCACGTACCGTTGTTAGACGAAGTTGTCGTAATTAAAGGCGTTGGTCATTTTCTCCATGAGGAAAGGCCTGAGGAGATAAGTAAACACATCCACGACTATTTCCGCACTTTTTAG
- the LOC108836108 gene encoding probable aminotransferase TAT3 yields MARKLGVLVISDEVYDQVVYGDRPFVPMGIFASIAPVITLGSISKGWVVPGWRIGWMTINDSNSILKQAGVIVQSIEDCLELTPQPSFILQEALPEILEKTPKEYFAKKNKAMKRNVELSFERLRDIPCLFCPKKPESCSYLWLRLDTSVLDNIKNDLSFSLAKKKKNDLEFCTKLASEESLVLVPGVAFGSKNWVRISIGTEESELEETYDRLKSFYGRHAISKESIKPNGHKTVNQRIVAVI; encoded by the exons ATGGCTAGGAAACTCGGTGTACTGGTTATATCCGACGAAGTATATGATCAGGTTGTATATGGAGACAGGCCCTTTGTTCCAATGGGGATATTTGCATCGATAGCTCCGGTGATCACGCTCGGATCCATATCCAAAGGATGGGTTGTACCTGGCTGGAGAATCGGCTGGATGACCATCAACGATTCTAATAGCATTCTTAAACAAGCAGGGGTTA TAGTCCAATCAATAGAGGATTGTCTTGAGTTAACTCCACAACCGTCATTTATTCTTCAG GAAGCACTTCCTGAAATATTGGAGAAAACACCAAAGGAGTACTTCGCCAAGAAGAATAAAGCTATGAAACGCAACGTAGAGCTTTCATTTGAGAGGCTACGGGACATTCCTTGTCTTTTTTGCCCCAAGAAACCTGAATCTTGTTCTTATTTATGG ttaaGGCTTGACACATCAGTGTTGGATAATATAAAAAACGATCTCTCTTtcagtttagcaaaaaaaaaaaaaaacgatctCGAGTTTTGCACTAAGCTAGCCAGTGAAGAGAGTCTAGTCCTTGTACCAG GAGTGGCTTTCGGATCGAAGAATTGGGTGAGGATCTCGATCGGCACTGAAGAATCAGAGTTAGAGGAGACATATGACAGGTTAAAAAGTTTCTACGGCCGTCATGCCATTTCCAAAGAAAGTATTAAACCCAATGGTCATAAGACTGTTAATCAGAGAATTGTTGCTGTTATCTGA
- the LOC108854582 gene encoding probable aminotransferase TAT3, whose protein sequence is MASNGNINCTTNDVVWQFKGNGATSDAAAVTLKKLVFGMFKHCNFNNGKTILPCLTNSFKTCPEAEEAVAAAVRSGMANSYAPSPGTSNARRAVVDYLNGELPTKLRPEDVYITGGCNQAIEILIDSLAGNPAANILLPNPVYPHYDARAMYSGVEVRKYDLLPERDFEIDLDALEAAADKNTVALVLVNPNNPCGNVYTYDHLKKVAEMARKLGILVISDEVYDQVVYGDRPFVPMGIFASIAPVITLGSISKGWVVPGWRIGWMAINDSNSILKQAGVLQSIEDCLELTPQPSFILQEALPEILEKTPKEYFVKKNKAMKRNVELSFERLRDIPCLFCPKKPESCSYLWLRLDTSVLDNIENDLEFCTKLASEESLILVPGVAFGSNNWVRISIGTEESELEETYDRLKSFYGRHAISKESIKPNGHKTVVNQRVVSVI, encoded by the exons ATGGCGAGCAACGGTAATATTAACTGCACTACAAACGACGTTGTTTGGCAGTTCAAAGGAAACGGTGCGACGAGTGATGCAGCTGCGGTGACGTTGAAAAAACTCGTCTTTGGAATGTTTAAACACTGCAACTTCAACAATGGAAAGACCATTTTACCCTGCTTGACTAATAGCTTCAAGACTTGCCCTGAAGCGGAAGAAGCGGTGGCTGCAGCCGTCCGCTCCGGCATGGCCAACTCATATGCACCTAGCCCCGGAACTTCTAATGCTAGAAG ggcGGTGGTAGATTATCTAAATGGCGAGCTTCCTACTAAGCTAAGGCCGGAGGATGTATATATCACGGGCGGATGCAACCAAGCGATTGAGATCTTAATAGATTCTCTCGCAGGCAATCCAGCAGCCAACATTCTGCTTCCTAATCCAGTATATCCTCACTATGATGCTCGCGCTATGTACAGCGGTGTCGAAGTTCGCAAATACGATCTTCTCCCGGAAAGAGATTTTGAGATTGATCTGGACGCCCTCGAGGCTGCTGCCGATAAGAATACAGTCGCACTTGTTCTTGTCAACCCCAACAATCCATGTGGAAATGTCTACACTTACGATCATCTTAAAAAG GTTGCGGAGATGGCTAGGAAACTCGGTATACTGGTTATATCCGACGAAGTATATGATCAGGTTGTATATGGAGACAGACCCTTTGTTCCAATGGGGATATTTGCATCAATAGCTCCGGTGATCACGCTCGGATCCATATCCAAAGGATGGGTTGTACCTGGCTGGAGAATCGGCTGGATGGCCATCAACGATTCTAATAGCATTCTTAAACAAGCAGGG GTACTCCAATCAATAGAGGATTGTCTTGAGTTAACTCCACAACCATCATTTATTCTTCAG GAAGCACTTCCTGAAATATTGGAGAAAACACCAAAGGAGTACTTCGTCAAGAAGAATAAAGCTATGAAACGCAACGTAGAGCTTTCATTTGAGAGGCTACGGGACATTCCTTGTCTTTTTTGCCCCAAGAAACCTGAATCTTGTTCTTACTTATGG ttaaGGCTTGACACATCAGTGTTAGATAATATAGAAAATGATCTCGAGTTTTGCACGAAGCTAGCCAGTGAAGAGAGTCTAATCCTTGTACCAG GAGTGGCTTTCGGATCGAACAATTGGGTGAGGATCTCGATCGGCACTGAAGAATCAGAGTTAGAGGAGACATACGATAGGTTAAAAAGTTTCTACGGTCGTCATGCCATTTCTAAAGAAAGTATTAAACCCAATGGTCATAAGACTGTCGTTAATCAAAGAGTTGTCTCTGTCATCTGA
- the LOC108850166 gene encoding probable aminotransferase TAT3: MASNGNINCTTNDVVWQFKGNSATSDAAAVTLKKLVFGNYGAHAPPSHNLGPPLPEAEEAVAAAVRSGMANSYAPSPGTSNARRTVADYLNGELPTKLRPEDVYITGGCNQAIEILIDSLAGNPAANILLPNPVYPHYDARAMYSGVKVRKYDLLPERDFEIDLDALEAAADKNTVALVLVNPNNPCGNVYTYDHLRKV; the protein is encoded by the exons ATGGCGAGCAACGGTAATATTAACTGCACTACAAACGACGTTGTTTGGCAGTTCAAAGGAAACAGTGCGACGAGTGATGCAGCTGCGGTGACGTTGAAAAAACTCGTCTTTGGAAAT TATGGGGCACATGCCCCACCCTCCCACAACTTAGGTCCGCCCCTGCCTGAAGCGGAAGAAGCTGTGGCTGCAGCCGTCCGCTCCGGCATGGCCAACTCATATGCACCTAGCCCTGGAACTTCTAATGCTAGAAG AACGGTGGCAGATTATCTAAATGGCGAGCTTCCTACTAAGCTAAGGCCGGAGGATGTATATATCACAGGCGGATGCAACCAAGCGATTGAGATCTTAATAGATTCTCTCGCAGGCAATCCAGCAGCCAACATTCTGCTTCCTAATCCGGTATATCCTCACTATGATGCTCGCGCTATGTACAGCGGCGTCAAAGTTCGCAAATACGATCTTCTCCCAGAAAGAGATTTTGAGATTGATCTGGACGCCCTCGAGGCTGCTGCCGATAAGAATACAGTCGCACTTGTTCTTGTCAACCCCAACAATCCATGTGGAAACGTCTACACTTACGATCATCTTAGAAAGGTGTAG
- the LOC108855272 gene encoding protein pleiotropic regulatory locus 1, with amino-acid sequence MPGPTTEGESIEPQSLKKLSIKSLKRALDLFSPVHGQFPPPDAEAKKIRLSHKMKVAFGGVEPVSHPPRQPEQTGTSSALALPGPEGSKSTQKGVTENAIVVGPTLQPKGLNSIGTSGKSTTIIPANVSSYERNFSTSALMERIPSRWPRPEWHAPWKNYRVIQGHLGWVRSVAFDPSNEWFCTGSADRTIKIWDVATGVLKLTLTGHIEQVRGLAVSNRHTYMFSAGDDKQVKCWDLEQNKVIRSYHGHLSGVYCLALHPTLDVLLTGGRDSVCRVWDIRTKMQIFALTGHESTVCSVFTRPMDPQVVTGSHDTTIKFWDLRYGKTMTTLTHHKKSVRAMTLHPKENAFASASADNTKKFSLPKGEFCHNMLSQQKTIINAMAVNEDGVMVTGGDNGSLWFWDWKSGHSFQQTETIVQPGSLESEAGIYAACYDQTGSRLVTCEADKTIKMWKEDENATPETHPVNFKPPKEIRRF; translated from the exons ATGCCGGGTCCGACGACGGAGGGCGAATCAATAGAACCACAGTCGCTGAAGAAGTTGAGCATCAAATCCCTGAAACGAGCACTTGATCTCTTCTCTCCCGTCCATGGCCAATTCCCTCCTCCTGATGCCGAAGC CAAGAAGATTCGTCTCAGCCATAAG ATGAAGGTTGCTTTTGGAGGTGTGGAGCCTGTGAGTCACCCTCCACGTCAACCTGAGCAGACCGGAACCTCAAGTGCTCTTGCTCTCCCAG GTCCTGAAGGTTCTAAGAGTACCCAAAAGGGTGTGACAGAGAATGCTATTGTTGTTGGTCCAACTTTACAGCCAAAGGGCTT GAACAGTATTGGTACCTCAGGCAAAAGCACCACCATTATCCCTGCAAATGTATCCTCTTATGAAAG GAACTTTTCAACTTCTGCATTAATGGAGAGAATACCGAGTAGATGGCCTCGCCCAGAGTGGCATGCACCATGGAAGAATTACAGG GTCATTCAGGGGCACTTGGGTTGGGTCAGATCTGTCGCCTTTGACCCCAGTAATGAATGGTTTTGTACTGGTTCAGCGGATCGTACCATCAAG ATATGGGATGTAGCAACTGGAGTTCTGAAGCTAACACTTACTGGTCATATCGAGCAAGTACGAG GCCTTGCTGTAAGCAATCGACATACATACATGTTCTCTGCTGGTGATGATAAGCAAGTCAAATGCTGGGACCTTGAGCAGAATAAGGTTATCCGGTCTTATCATGGTCACTTGAGTGGAGTCTATTGCTTAGCTCTTCACCCAACTTTGGATGTTTTACTAACCGGAGGGCGAGACTCTGTCTGCAGG GTGTGGGATATTCGCACCAAGATGCAAATTTTTGCACTCACAGGACATGAGAGCACCGTTTGTTCTGTCTTCACTCGTCCAATG GACCCACAAGTTGTAACTGGATCTCATGACACTACTATTAAATTCTGGGACCTTCGATATG GCAAAACAATGACGACTCTAACACATCATAAGAAATCTGTCAGAGCAATGACCCTTCATCCTAAAGA gaatGCATTCGCTTCTGCATCAGCTGACAACACCAAAAAGTTTAGCCTTCCAAAGGGAGAGTTTTGCCACAACATGCT CTCGCAGCAGAAAACCATAATTAACGCAATGGCTGTGAACGAGGATGGTGTAATGGTCACTGGAG GTGATAATGGAAGTTTATGGTTCTGGGACTGGAAGAGTGGCCACAGTTTCCAACAGACAGAAACTATTGTACAACCTG GTTCACTGGAGAGTGAAGCGGGTATATACGCAGCGTGTTATGATCAGACAGGTTCGAGATTGGTAACATGTGAGGCGGATAAGACGATAAAGATGTGGAAAGAAGATGAGAATGCAACTCCAGAAACTCACCCTGTCAATTTCAAACCACCCAAGGAGATTAGGCGCTTCTGA